A segment of the Cohnella algarum genome:
TTCCGACCGGAGCAGGCCCATCAGGATGACATCCGCGTACCGCCCGTCCTTGAACTGGCGCTGCCGAAGCCGCCCCTCTTCCTTGAAGCCGCAAGAAGCGTAGCAGCGGCGGGCGCGCTCGTTGAAGTCGTACACTTCCAGCTCCAGCCGGTTCAAATTCAGCTCGTCGAAAGCAAAGTCGATCAGCAGCCGCATCGCCTCGGTTCCGAAGCCCTGGCCGCAATGCTCGGGGGAGCCGATGACGATGCCGATTTTCGCGTAACGGTTTTTCCAATCGATGCCGTCCAGATTGATTTGCCCGATGAACAGCTCGGTCGCCGCGTCGGCGATGACGAAGCCGCGGTTGTCGTCCCGGTTCTGCTCCATCTTGGCGCGCAAATAAGCTTCGGTGTCTTCGAGCGTATGCGGGAACAAAAAAATGTCCGACAAATACCGAACCACGTCCGGATTGTTCACCCAGCGGCGAATCGGCACGAGATCCTCCAGACGGTACTCCCTCAGCCTGATCTTCCGCCCGATCAAATGCGGCATGCTATTCCCCCTCCGTCTCCGGATCGCCTTTCAGATACCCTTTGTCGACCGCCCGCCGGACCAGCTCGTTCATGAACGCCCACAGCGTTGCGGACGCCTCCCGGACCGGCTCCAGCCGTTTCAGCACCTGGGACCGGTTAACCCCGTATTTCTGCCAGCTGTGGCCTTCGGTAAAATAGTTGTGAATGACCGGCTGCATCCGGTCGAGCGCGGCCGCATACTTCGCCTCCGGCGTCGCGCCGTCCTCGAATTCGCGCCACAGTCCGCGAAACGTCTCGGCCTGGTCGCCGGGCAGCAAGCCGAAGATGCGGTCGGCGGCGCGCTGTTCTTTGGCCGCTTTATCGTTCAAGCCTTGAAAATCGTAAGCAAACGTATCGCCGGCATCGATCTCGACGAGATCGTGCACGAGCAGCATCGTCATCACCCGCGGCAAGTCCGGCTTCGGCTCATCCGCATGCTCCATAAGCACGGCCGCCATCAGCGCGATATGCCACGAATGTTCGGCGTCGTTTTCCCGTCTGCTTCCGTCCAGCAGCAGCGTTCGGCGCAGCACCGTCTTGATTTTATCGATTTCCGTCAAAAACGCGAGCTGCCGCGTAAGCCGCGAATGATTCCAATCTTCCATGTTCAAACGCCGATTCCCCTTCGAAGTCCTTTAGGACGATATCCATTTTTCCTGCCAGCGTTCCGGCAGCGCAACCGCTTCCCGCGGGATTCGCCCCAGCGCGAAAGCGTCCGTCAGCTCGCAAGGCCGAACCGGTTCGGGCCGGTCGATGACGCCGGCGAGCCAGGCCAGAAAACCGGTTACTTTCTCCGGCGCCGCGCCCTGCTCCCGCAGCGAAGCGAGCGTAACCGAGCCGTGCCGCTTCGACAGCCGGCTGCCGTCGGGCCCGAGCAAAAGCGGACCGTGCGCGAACCGCGGGGGATTGGCGCCCAGCGCCTCGTACAGCGCGAGCTGGCGCGGGGTCGAATCGAGCAAATCCCATCCGCGCAGCACGTCGGTGACGCCCATCGCGATGTCGTCGACGACGACCGCAAGCTGATAGCCGACGATGCCGTCCGCGCGCTTAACGACGAAATCGCCTCCCGCGCCGGGCGGAAACGCCCTCAAGCCGGCGATGCCGTCCGCGAAGCGGAGTTCCCGGTCCGGCATCGCAAAGCGCAGCGAGGGCGTTTTCCGGCGGGCCCGTTCCTGCCGTTCTTCGGGCCCGAGTCTCCGGCACGTTCCCGGATACGCGCCTCCCTCGGCCGCGACGCCGTGCGGCGCGCTGGCCGCCGACAGCAGATCGGCACGGCTGCAATAACACGGGTACAGCCAGCCGTCCGCTTGCAGCCGCTCGAGCGCAAGCTCGTATAGCTCCCCTCGCTCGCTCTGGCTGTAGGGCGCGTCAGGCCCTCCCTTGTCCGGCCCCTCGTCCCAGTCGAGCCCGAGCCACTTCAAATCGTCGATCAGGGCCTCTGCGTACTCCGGCTTGCAGCGGGGCTTGTCGAGATCCTCCACCCGCAAAATAAACGTGCCGCGCTCGGACCGGATTTGCAGCCAGGCCAGCAGCGCGCTGGCCGCGTTGCCCAGGTGCAAATAGCCGGAGGGCGTCGGAGCGAATCGCCCGCGCGGCGATTGTCGTTGTCCGATCAAGACGCCTCGAACTCCCTTCATCCCTTCCATTATAACACAAGTCCGAATGGCGCCGCGGTTGACGCCGGAAGGGTGGAGCTTCCGGGGAGGCAGCCCAACGAAAAAAGGCGCTCCGCCGCACGGGCCGTTGCGGCAAAGACGCCTCATAAGGCATTTGATCCGATCCGAAACATCGACGAAGCTTCGCGGGGCGCCGCCGTAACCCGATGCCGGAAGCATGGGGTTGACGCTCAGCCGCTCGTGATCAGCGCCTGCATCGCAAAATTGAAAAACTTCGCCTGCAGCTCCCGGGACGAAGAAGTGCGCGTTTTTTTCATCATGCAGGCCAGGTGGTTTTTCAACGTTTTGGGCGAAATATGTAAAAGCGCTGCAATATCGTCGTTCCGCAGGCCTTCGGTAACGAGCACTTTCATGACCTGCGTTTCGCGGGGCGTCAGCTTGTTATTGCGCGCGAACGATAAAAAAATCGGATTCAGCAGCGTGGTCGTCTTGTGATTGCCGTCCGTCACGATGCTGCTTGCGAACGAGCTTGGGTAATTGCTGGCATAGGTGCTGGTTAGCATCTGGATGTCCCCATTTCTTAACGATGTTTTGGTTTTGCCCGTTGAAACGTTCGTTGCGGATTTCAAGTCACATCGTTCTCCATCCATTCGGTAGATCGGCTCCCATCAAATTCCTTTGTCGAAGGTCTTGTCGATATGTGTCGCAAAGCTTATGCTTTTCTATCATAATGCCAAAGCATTAAATGAATTGCCGAAATGTTGTTTGACAAGTATTAGTTTCTCTCATACTTCCGATGGAGGATTTGCATGATGCGGTCGATTCGCATTACAATGGTGGCGGTTCTCGTTCCGGCTTCCTCCCTGTTTTTGCTGGTCGTCGGATGGGGCGCGGGACGTTTGTTGTTTGCGATATTCGGTTGGCCGGGATATGCCGTCGTTATTGTCGCGGCGCTCGCCGCCCAACTCGGTTTTATTTTTTTTCTCCGCCGATTCCTGAAAAAAAGAATGGACCCGCTTGAAAGCGCGGTTCGTTATTGGCAGGCGATTCGGGCGAAAATGGCAAGCTATGCGGATTCTCCGCATCAATTGATCGCCGCGTTTCGCGACGACGGATCGATTTTATTCGTGAACGAAGCCGGCAGAAACATGCTGGGAATTGCAGGCCATCGCCCTCATTCCTTGCAGCGGCTTATGTCCGAAGAGCAATACGAAACGCTGCTGCATGGAATGCGGCTAGCCCGCTTGAACGGGTTTTGGACGGGCAGACTTGAAGTGCGAAACGGCGACGGCAATCACGCGATCCTCGTCATGACGCTCGTCGACCAGCTTTGCATCCATGACGGTTCGAATTATTTCGCGGCGATCGCGGCCGACTTAGCCGAAATGCTGGACGCCGCGAAATCCGGCCTTTCCGCCGGAGCGAACGCGGAGACGATTCACGATATGGGCATTTTGCTGGCGAGAGTCGGCCACGAGCTGCGAACGCCGTTGCAAGCGATTATAGGCTTGACGGATTTGTTCGAACGTTCGGAGCTTTCCGAATTGCATCGGGAATACATGGATCAAATCGACGCTTCCTCCCGGCATGCGGACGCTGAACGATCTGCTCGATTTCTCCAAGCTGGAAGCGGGCAAGGTGGCCATCGAAAGCCTGCCGTTCAACGTCGACGATTTCGTTCATCGCATCAACCGCACGACGCGCGTGCTGCTCGGTGAAAAACCGGTGGATCTGCTCGTAACCGTCGATCCGGCCATTCCGGACACGATCGTGGGAGATGCCGGGCGGATCGAGCAGGTTCTGCTTAATTTGCTGGGCAACTCCATCAAATTTACCGAACGCGGCGAAATCGAATTTTCCATCGAACTGGAGGAAAATAAAGAAACCGAAATCGAGCTCAGCTTCAAAGTTCGAGACACGGGCATCGGCATGACCGAGCAGACAATGGCGAAAATTTTCGAACCTTTCGAGCAATCCGACAAATCGATCAGCCGCAAGTACGGAGGCACGGGCCTGGGTCTTGTCATCGCCAAATCGGTCGTGGAGCTGATGGGCGGCCGACTGGAAGCGAAAAGCGAACCCGGGGCGGGCACCGAGTTTTGCTTCCGATTGCGCCTTGCGACCGAGAGGATCTCGCCCGTTCCGCTTCCCGAGCTGCCTTGCAGGGTGCTCATCGTTGAGGATCATGCGGCGGCAAGAGAGCGATTTCTCGCGGATTTGGCCCGATTTTGCAGCGCGGACGGCGTCGCCTCGCTGGAGGGTGCGATTGCCGCCGTTCGAAATTCGGCGTACGACTTGCTCATTCTGGATATGGAAATGAACCAAATGCGCGGGTTTGCGGCCTGGACCGCAATCCGCAGGCTGTGCCGCGAGCGGGGCATCTTCATCGTATCGTATACGACGCTGTATGGGCGCCAGGCGCTGTTAAAGCTCGAAGAGGGGTTCAAGCCCGACGCCGTCTTGGTTAAGCCTGCGGACAGGCATCTGCTTTACCGGACGATTCGGCAGCTCGTTTTGCCCGAGTCCACGCCCGAAACGGCAGCGGAAATCCCCTTGCTCCCCCCTTCTTCTCCGGGTTCGCGGCAAGGCGTGCTGCTCGTGGACGATCACGATATCAGCCAATTGATCGCCTCGAAAATGCTTGAAAAGCTGAACTGTCCGGTCGTTGCCGCGGCAAGCGGAATGGAAGCGCTGCGGCTGCTGCAAAACTGCCGGTTCGATTTGATCCTCATGGATCTGCATATGCCGGAAATGGACGGCTTGACGACGGTTCGCCGCATTCGCGCCGACGAACGGCTGAACGGGACGCCGATCGTCATCCTGACCGCGGACACTTCGATGGAACAGCACGAAGAGTGCCTGGCGGCGGGCGTTCAGGAGGTGCTGACAAAGCCGCTTGACCTCAACCGGATGCAAGCCGTCCTGAACCGGTGGTTCGGATGGAGCGGGCCGGAGCGAAGCGGCGCCGTTCCCGCCGGCCCTCCGGTTTCCTTGCCCGCGCTGGACGGACTTCATGTCGCCGCCGCGCTTGCGAGACTCGACGGAAGGCAAGAAGTTTATTTGCATTTGCTGCGGAAATTCAGGGAAAGATATGCCAATATTGCGGACCTTTTGGCAGCCGATATCGAAACGGGAAACTATTTGAAAGCCGCTCAAAAGCTTCATACGCTGCGCGGATCGTCGAGTCATCTTGCGGCCGACGACGTCTATGACGCAGCCACGCGGCTGGAAGCGACGTTGCGCCGAACAGACGGCCCCGAAACGTTCGAAGCGGACATTCGGGAGCTGGAGGAGCGCTTGCAGGCGGTTTTTCGCTCCATATCAAAGTTTGAGAAAAGTATTAGCTAATCTAACAATTCGTATGGGTGGAGATTT
Coding sequences within it:
- a CDS encoding GNAT family N-acetyltransferase gives rise to the protein MPHLIGRKIRLREYRLEDLVPIRRWVNNPDVVRYLSDIFLFPHTLEDTEAYLRAKMEQNRDDNRGFVIADAATELFIGQINLDGIDWKNRYAKIGIVIGSPEHCGQGFGTEAMRLLIDFAFDELNLNRLELEVYDFNERARRCYASCGFKEEGRLRQRQFKDGRYADVILMGLLRSERVAWAD
- a CDS encoding HD domain-containing protein is translated as MEDWNHSRLTRQLAFLTEIDKIKTVLRRTLLLDGSRRENDAEHSWHIALMAAVLMEHADEPKPDLPRVMTMLLVHDLVEIDAGDTFAYDFQGLNDKAAKEQRAADRIFGLLPGDQAETFRGLWREFEDGATPEAKYAAALDRMQPVIHNYFTEGHSWQKYGVNRSQVLKRLEPVREASATLWAFMNELVRRAVDKGYLKGDPETEGE
- the gluQRS gene encoding tRNA glutamyl-Q(34) synthetase GluQRS, with product MIGQRQSPRGRFAPTPSGYLHLGNAASALLAWLQIRSERGTFILRVEDLDKPRCKPEYAEALIDDLKWLGLDWDEGPDKGGPDAPYSQSERGELYELALERLQADGWLYPCYCSRADLLSAASAPHGVAAEGGAYPGTCRRLGPEERQERARRKTPSLRFAMPDRELRFADGIAGLRAFPPGAGGDFVVKRADGIVGYQLAVVVDDIAMGVTDVLRGWDLLDSTPRQLALYEALGANPPRFAHGPLLLGPDGSRLSKRHGSVTLASLREQGAAPEKVTGFLAWLAGVIDRPEPVRPCELTDAFALGRIPREAVALPERWQEKWISS
- a CDS encoding response regulator transcription factor, which codes for MLTSTYASNYPSSFASSIVTDGNHKTTTLLNPIFLSFARNNKLTPRETQVMKVLVTEGLRNDDIAALLHISPKTLKNHLACMMKKTRTSSSRELQAKFFNFAMQALITSG
- a CDS encoding histidine kinase dimerization/phospho-acceptor domain-containing protein, coding for MMRSIRITMVAVLVPASSLFLLVVGWGAGRLLFAIFGWPGYAVVIVAALAAQLGFIFFLRRFLKKRMDPLESAVRYWQAIRAKMASYADSPHQLIAAFRDDGSILFVNEAGRNMLGIAGHRPHSLQRLMSEEQYETLLHGMRLARLNGFWTGRLEVRNGDGNHAILVMTLVDQLCIHDGSNYFAAIAADLAEMLDAAKSGLSAGANAETIHDMGILLARVGHELRTPLQAIIGLTDLFERSELSELHREYMDQIDASSRHADAERSARFLQAGSGQGGHRKPAVQRRRFRSSHQPHDARAAR
- a CDS encoding response regulator produces the protein MGDAGRIEQVLLNLLGNSIKFTERGEIEFSIELEENKETEIELSFKVRDTGIGMTEQTMAKIFEPFEQSDKSISRKYGGTGLGLVIAKSVVELMGGRLEAKSEPGAGTEFCFRLRLATERISPVPLPELPCRVLIVEDHAAARERFLADLARFCSADGVASLEGAIAAVRNSAYDLLILDMEMNQMRGFAAWTAIRRLCRERGIFIVSYTTLYGRQALLKLEEGFKPDAVLVKPADRHLLYRTIRQLVLPESTPETAAEIPLLPPSSPGSRQGVLLVDDHDISQLIASKMLEKLNCPVVAAASGMEALRLLQNCRFDLILMDLHMPEMDGLTTVRRIRADERLNGTPIVILTADTSMEQHEECLAAGVQEVLTKPLDLNRMQAVLNRWFGWSGPERSGAVPAGPPVSLPALDGLHVAAALARLDGRQEVYLHLLRKFRERYANIADLLAADIETGNYLKAAQKLHTLRGSSSHLAADDVYDAATRLEATLRRTDGPETFEADIRELEERLQAVFRSISKFEKSIS